From Algoriphagus sp. NG3, the proteins below share one genomic window:
- a CDS encoding carboxypeptidase-like regulatory domain-containing protein, producing MIKILSLLVFVMLLHQTAFAQVISGKIKDENNHILPYVNIGIINEDKGTISSKTGQFTIDITELDDEVIVRYSLIGFENMELTLKELKSLDKPELTIILKSIPIDLDQIDVSGSKGSPVRLGSQKAGKFSWIWSNAIKGDEIGMLFRVENPFYLDKFSFHIKRNTCDSIYYRIRIYDGKEELPVKTINQEDIRFMSKLKKGWETIDISRYNILIESDFIITMETLDSSCSEIYNPSRISMSDEVGLSYSRPSSMAEWLELGNQMSFRIEGVEILDD from the coding sequence ATGATTAAGATTCTTTCACTCCTTGTTTTTGTGATGCTTTTGCATCAAACAGCATTTGCCCAAGTGATTTCCGGTAAAATCAAGGATGAAAACAACCATATCTTACCTTATGTGAATATTGGGATTATCAATGAGGATAAAGGAACAATTTCCTCGAAAACCGGACAGTTTACTATCGACATTACAGAGTTGGATGATGAAGTAATAGTTAGATACTCTTTGATTGGGTTTGAAAACATGGAACTCACCCTTAAGGAACTAAAGTCACTCGATAAACCTGAATTGACAATTATCCTCAAGAGCATCCCTATCGACCTGGATCAGATAGATGTGAGTGGATCAAAGGGCTCGCCTGTTAGGTTAGGCTCCCAAAAAGCTGGGAAATTTTCTTGGATTTGGAGTAATGCAATCAAAGGAGATGAAATCGGAATGCTCTTCAGAGTGGAGAACCCATTTTATCTGGACAAATTTTCATTCCATATCAAAAGAAACACCTGTGATAGCATTTATTACAGAATCAGGATCTATGACGGAAAAGAAGAGTTACCCGTCAAGACTATTAATCAAGAAGACATTCGGTTTATGTCTAAGTTGAAAAAAGGCTGGGAAACAATCGATATATCTAGGTATAATATTTTGATTGAGTCCGATTTCATTATTACTATGGAAACTTTGGATAGCTCTTGTTCTGAAATATACAACCCATCCAGAATCTCAATGAGCGATGAGGTTGGATTAAGTTACTCAAGACCTTCCAGCATGGCGGAATGGCTAGAACTTGGTAATCAAATGAGTTTTCGAATTGAAGGTGTGGAAATTTTGGATGATTAA